A portion of the Pseudomonas sp. PSE14 genome contains these proteins:
- a CDS encoding methyl-accepting chemotaxis protein: MIKSLKFSHKILLAASLVVFSAFALFTLYNDYLQRNAIREDLEDYQREMGTVTASNIQNWLSGRLLLIENTAQTIARDNAPDKLAALLEQNTLRSTFNYTYLGQEDGTFTMRPNDAMPDGYDPRTRPWYKDAQAAGGTTLTEPYIDAATQQLVITIATPARNGGKTVGVVGGDLGLQALVQIINSLNFSGMGYAFLVSGDGKILVHPDKNLVMKTLAEVYPQNTPTIGSGFSEAELDGHTRILSFTQVKGLPSVNWYIGLSIDKNAAYAMLSKFRASASVAAIIAIVAILLLLGMLIRVLMAPLNDMGRAMQDIAQGDGDLTQRLKVASNDEFGVLANAFNRFVERIHESIREVASTARSLHDVSQLVVNASNSSMSNSDEQANRTNSVAAAINELGAAAQEIARNAADASHHATDASHQAGDGRQVVEQTISAMNQLSDKISSACANIEALNSRTVNIGQILEVIKGISEQTNLLALNAAIEAARAGEAGRGFAVVADEVRNLAHRAQESAQQIQKMIEELQVGAREAVDTMTESQRYSLESVEIANRAGERLASVTHRIGEIDSMNQSVATATEEQTAVVDSLNMDITEINTLNQEGVENLQATLRACADLENQAGRLRQLVDSFRI, from the coding sequence ATGATCAAGAGCCTGAAATTCAGCCATAAGATCCTCCTGGCCGCCTCGCTTGTGGTTTTCTCCGCTTTCGCCCTCTTCACCCTCTACAACGATTACCTGCAGCGCAACGCGATCCGCGAGGATCTCGAAGACTACCAGCGGGAAATGGGCACGGTGACCGCGAGCAATATCCAGAACTGGCTGAGCGGCCGATTGCTGCTGATCGAAAACACGGCGCAGACCATCGCCCGCGACAACGCACCGGACAAGCTTGCCGCGCTGCTGGAACAGAACACCCTGCGCAGCACGTTCAACTACACCTACCTGGGCCAGGAAGACGGCACCTTCACCATGCGTCCGAACGATGCCATGCCCGACGGCTACGACCCACGTACCCGTCCCTGGTACAAGGACGCCCAGGCCGCCGGCGGCACCACCCTGACCGAGCCATACATCGACGCAGCTACCCAGCAGTTGGTCATCACCATTGCCACACCGGCCCGCAATGGCGGCAAGACCGTCGGCGTGGTTGGTGGCGACCTAGGCCTGCAGGCCCTGGTACAGATCATCAACTCGCTGAACTTCAGCGGCATGGGCTACGCCTTCCTGGTCAGCGGCGACGGCAAGATCCTCGTGCACCCGGACAAGAACCTGGTGATGAAGACCCTGGCCGAGGTCTACCCACAGAACACCCCGACGATCGGCAGCGGTTTCAGCGAGGCCGAACTCGACGGCCATACCCGCATCCTCAGCTTCACCCAGGTGAAGGGGTTGCCCTCGGTGAACTGGTACATCGGCCTGTCCATCGACAAGAACGCCGCCTACGCCATGCTGAGCAAGTTCCGCGCCTCGGCCAGCGTCGCCGCGATCATCGCCATCGTCGCCATCCTGCTCCTGCTGGGCATGCTGATCCGCGTGCTGATGGCCCCGCTGAACGACATGGGCCGCGCCATGCAGGACATCGCCCAGGGCGACGGCGACCTCACCCAGCGCCTTAAGGTCGCCAGCAACGACGAGTTCGGCGTGCTGGCCAACGCCTTCAACCGCTTCGTCGAGCGCATCCACGAGTCGATCCGCGAAGTGGCCTCCACCGCCCGCAGCCTGCATGACGTTTCACAGCTGGTGGTCAACGCCTCCAACTCGTCCATGAGCAACTCCGACGAACAGGCCAACCGCACCAACAGCGTGGCCGCCGCGATCAACGAGCTGGGCGCCGCCGCCCAGGAGATCGCCCGCAACGCCGCCGACGCCTCGCACCATGCCACCGATGCCTCGCACCAGGCCGGCGACGGCCGCCAGGTGGTCGAGCAGACCATCAGCGCGATGAACCAGCTGTCGGACAAGATCAGCTCCGCCTGCGCCAACATCGAGGCGCTGAACAGCCGCACGGTGAACATCGGCCAGATCCTCGAAGTGATCAAAGGCATCTCCGAGCAGACCAACCTGCTGGCGCTGAACGCCGCCATCGAAGCCGCCCGCGCCGGGGAAGCCGGCCGTGGTTTCGCCGTGGTCGCCGACGAGGTGCGCAACCTGGCCCACCGCGCCCAGGAATCCGCCCAGCAGATCCAGAAGATGATCGAAGAACTGCAGGTCGGCGCCCGCGAAGCCGTGGACACCATGACCGAAAGCCAGCGCTACAGCCTGGAAAGCGTGGAGATCGCCAACCGCGCCGGCGAGCGCCTGGCCAGCGTCACCCACCGCATCGGCGAGATCGACTCGATGAACCAGTCCGTGGCCACCGCCACCGAGGAGCAGACCGCCGTGGTCGACTCGCTCAACATGGACATCACCGAGATCAACACCCTGAACCAGGAAGGCGTGGAAAACCTCCAGGCCACCCTGCGCGCCTGCGCCGACCTGGAGAACCAGGCCGGCCGTCTGCGCCAGTTGGTGGACAGCTTCCGCATCTGA
- a CDS encoding methyl-accepting chemotaxis protein produces the protein MLRSLSFAKKILLAASLVVIFAFACFILFNDFRQREAIHDATDSKLTEVGSLTASNIQSWLEGRIHLVESEAAQLADGEPTPERIQHVLEQAVFQKNFESVYLGEAASGVFTMRPYAPMPDGYDPRQRGWYKDAVAAGRLIVTEPFLDAGTNEQILAMSMPVMRNGQLIGVAAGDMKLETITAIINSLKFDGNGYAFLVSDAGKILLHPDSQQIFKNLSDIYPQGAPKVQTGVQEVSLDGEDQLVSMSPVKGLPGVTWYVALVLDKGAAYSMLSDFRTSAIIATVIAIVAILLLLGMLIRVLMAPLNDMGRAMQDIAQGDGDLTQRLKVASNDEFGVLANAFNRFVERIHESIREVASTARSLHDVSQLVVNASNSSMSNSDEQANRTNSVAAAINELGAAAQEIARNAADASHHATDASHQAGDGRQVVEQTISAMNQLSDKISSACANIEALNSRTVNIGQILEVIKGISEQTNLLALNAAIEAARAGEAGRGFAVVADEVRNLAHRAQESAQQIQKMIEELQVGAREAVDTMTESQRYSLESVEIANRAGERLASVTHRIGEIDSMNQSVATATEEQTAVVDSLNMDITEINTLNQEGVENLQATLRACADLENQAGRLRQLVDSFRI, from the coding sequence ATGCTTCGCTCGCTGTCCTTCGCCAAGAAGATCCTTCTGGCGGCCTCCCTCGTGGTCATCTTCGCCTTCGCCTGCTTCATCCTCTTCAACGACTTCCGCCAACGCGAGGCGATCCACGACGCCACCGACTCCAAACTGACCGAGGTCGGCAGCCTGACCGCCAGCAACATCCAGAGCTGGCTGGAAGGCCGCATCCACCTGGTGGAGAGCGAAGCCGCGCAACTGGCCGACGGCGAACCGACGCCCGAGCGCATCCAGCACGTGCTGGAGCAGGCGGTGTTCCAGAAGAATTTCGAATCGGTCTACCTCGGCGAAGCCGCCAGCGGCGTGTTCACCATGCGCCCCTATGCACCGATGCCCGATGGCTATGACCCGCGCCAGCGCGGCTGGTACAAGGATGCCGTGGCCGCTGGCCGCCTGATCGTCACCGAGCCGTTCCTCGACGCCGGCACCAACGAGCAGATCCTCGCCATGTCCATGCCGGTGATGCGCAACGGCCAGCTGATCGGCGTCGCTGCCGGCGACATGAAGCTGGAAACCATCACCGCCATCATCAACTCGCTGAAGTTCGACGGTAACGGCTACGCCTTCCTGGTCAGCGACGCCGGCAAGATCCTGCTGCACCCGGACAGCCAGCAGATCTTCAAGAACCTCTCCGACATCTACCCGCAGGGCGCCCCGAAGGTGCAGACCGGCGTGCAGGAAGTCAGCCTCGATGGTGAAGACCAACTGGTCTCCATGTCCCCGGTGAAAGGCCTGCCGGGCGTGACCTGGTACGTCGCCCTGGTACTGGACAAGGGCGCGGCCTATTCGATGCTCAGCGACTTCCGCACCTCGGCCATCATCGCCACGGTCATCGCCATCGTCGCCATCCTGCTCCTGCTGGGCATGCTGATCCGCGTACTGATGGCCCCGCTGAACGACATGGGCCGCGCCATGCAGGACATCGCCCAGGGCGACGGCGACCTCACCCAGCGGCTGAAAGTCGCCAGCAACGACGAGTTCGGCGTGCTGGCCAATGCCTTCAACCGCTTCGTCGAGCGCATCCACGAATCCATCCGCGAAGTGGCCTCCACCGCGCGTAGTCTGCATGACGTTTCGCAGCTGGTGGTCAACGCCTCCAACTCGTCCATGAGCAACTCCGACGAGCAGGCCAACCGCACCAACAGCGTGGCCGCCGCGATCAACGAGCTGGGTGCCGCCGCCCAGGAGATCGCCCGCAACGCCGCCGACGCCTCGCACCATGCCACCGATGCCTCGCACCAGGCCGGCGATGGCCGCCAGGTGGTCGAGCAGACCATCAGCGCGATGAACCAGCTGTCGGACAAGATCAGCTCCGCCTGCGCCAACATCGAGGCGCTGAACAGCCGCACGGTGAACATCGGCCAGATCCTCGAAGTGATCAAAGGCATCTCCGAGCAGACCAACCTGCTGGCGCTGAACGCCGCCATCGAAGCCGCCCGCGCCGGGGAAGCCGGCCGTGGTTTCGCCGTGGTCGCCGATGAGGTGCGCAACCTGGCCCACCGCGCCCAGGAATCCGCCCAGCAGATCCAGAAGATGATCGAAGAACTGCAGGTCGGCGCCCGCGAAGCCGTGGACACCATGACCGAAAGCCAGCGCTACAGCCTGGAAAGCGTGGAGATCGCCAACCGCGCCGGCGAGCGCCTGGCCAGCGTCACCCACCGCATCGGCGAGATCGACTCGATGAACCAGTCGGTGGCCACCGCCACCGAGGAGCAGACCGCCGTGGTCGACTCGCTGAACATGGACATCACCGAGATCAACACCCTGAACCAGGAAGGCGTGGAAAACCTCCAGGCCACCCTGCGCGCCTGCGCCGACCTGGAGAACCAGGCCGGCCGTCTGCGCCAGTTGGTGGACAGCTTCCGCATCTGA
- a CDS encoding Flp family type IVb pilin, whose amino-acid sequence MKELPLSAYCKIKSFLQDREGATAIEYAVIAGLISIALLTAAGPIGEKVGELMTAVQDALAGSNAAQ is encoded by the coding sequence GTGAAAGAACTTCCGCTTAGTGCGTACTGCAAGATCAAGTCCTTCCTGCAGGACCGCGAAGGCGCCACTGCCATTGAATACGCAGTTATCGCTGGTCTGATTTCCATCGCTCTTTTGACTGCAGCCGGCCCAATCGGAGAAAAAGTCGGGGAGCTGATGACAGCAGTTCAAGATGCACTCGCCGGCTCTAACGCTGCACAGTAA
- the cpaB gene encoding Flp pilus assembly protein CpaB has product MNSKVLMAFAGLLLLCAGVVGYLGLSVGKPAAPVAGAMQQVAPAAMAEADKLQRTPVVVARRELAALTVIGKDDLAVELLHTAPKGSYPKPEALIGQRVWVTVPAGSILSAALMEPGGPLARTIRSDERAMAIAVDEVIGGGGFVLPGDYVDVMLFVKDQQGTDRIVSAQVVLPGVRVLTYGEQIAVANDGQARNAGDPKDKTPRPPRTAVLAVPAEAASRLMLASQAGSLRLAVRSKDENLYEKEQQGRYIQASLNASGSQPITLEQLLGKARSAPAARQVSAPEVSSGIVVYRGTTVTREAH; this is encoded by the coding sequence ATGAATAGCAAGGTGCTGATGGCTTTCGCCGGGCTGTTGCTGTTGTGTGCTGGGGTTGTGGGTTATCTGGGATTGTCGGTGGGGAAGCCGGCGGCGCCGGTCGCCGGCGCGATGCAGCAGGTGGCGCCCGCGGCGATGGCGGAGGCGGACAAGCTGCAACGTACACCTGTGGTGGTGGCTCGCCGTGAACTTGCGGCACTGACAGTGATTGGCAAGGACGATCTTGCCGTTGAACTGCTGCACACGGCTCCGAAAGGGAGCTATCCCAAGCCCGAGGCGTTGATCGGGCAGCGCGTCTGGGTCACGGTACCTGCCGGCAGCATTCTTTCCGCGGCGCTGATGGAGCCGGGTGGCCCGCTGGCGCGGACCATCCGTTCGGACGAGCGGGCCATGGCCATTGCGGTGGACGAGGTGATTGGCGGCGGCGGCTTCGTGCTCCCCGGTGATTACGTTGACGTGATGCTTTTCGTGAAGGATCAGCAGGGTACTGATCGCATCGTCAGTGCCCAGGTCGTGCTGCCCGGCGTGCGCGTCCTGACCTATGGCGAGCAGATCGCCGTCGCCAATGATGGCCAGGCGCGCAATGCCGGTGACCCGAAGGACAAGACGCCGCGCCCGCCGCGCACCGCGGTGCTGGCCGTGCCGGCCGAGGCGGCCTCGCGCCTGATGCTGGCCAGCCAGGCCGGCTCGCTGCGCCTGGCGGTGCGCAGCAAGGACGAGAATCTCTACGAGAAGGAGCAGCAGGGGCGCTATATACAGGCATCGCTGAATGCGTCCGGCAGCCAGCCGATCACCCTCGAACAATTGCTCGGCAAGGCTCGTTCTGCGCCGGCCGCACGCCAGGTTTCGGCGCCGGAGGTGAGTTCGGGCATCGTGGTCTATCGCGGTACCACCGTCACCCGTGAAGCACATTGA
- a CDS encoding type II and III secretion system protein family protein yields MSKRFILSLAALLACAVHSAAQAVPSACAGFAGQQLNLDVQQGAQLDQQLPVPIKRLAIGDPNIADVQVVDKRDFLVTGKAEGLTSLLIWTPCSDQPMSSVVRVGSRAIADAGGAPGNLATGLSNQVQTDIRFVEVSRSKLKQASTSLVRRGSNTFVLGSPGSLGNLTVDPIGNLDGTFGNANGGFNIIWGGGSSKWLGFINALEGSGFAYTLARPSLVATSGQSASFLAGGEFPIPVPNGNNDTITIQYKEFGVRLTLTPTVMSDKRIALKVAPEVSELDFSSGIRTNDIAVPALTVRRTDTSVMLADGESFVISGLISSSTISNIDKFPFLGNIPVIGALFRSSSLDKDDRELLMIVTPHLVQPLAATASLPTLPGEGLRKYDPGFGEFYFLEDGRFDQRKASSGMSR; encoded by the coding sequence ATGTCCAAGCGCTTCATCCTGTCGCTGGCCGCGCTTCTGGCCTGTGCCGTCCACTCCGCAGCGCAGGCAGTGCCGAGCGCCTGTGCCGGATTCGCCGGCCAGCAACTGAATCTCGACGTTCAGCAGGGCGCCCAGCTCGATCAGCAACTGCCGGTGCCGATCAAGCGCCTAGCCATTGGCGATCCGAACATTGCCGATGTGCAGGTGGTCGACAAGCGTGACTTCCTCGTCACCGGCAAGGCCGAGGGCCTGACCAGCCTGTTGATCTGGACCCCTTGCAGCGACCAGCCGATGAGCAGCGTGGTGCGCGTCGGTTCGCGGGCTATCGCCGATGCGGGAGGGGCGCCAGGCAACCTTGCCACAGGCCTGTCCAATCAGGTGCAGACCGACATCCGTTTCGTCGAGGTCAGCCGCAGCAAACTCAAACAGGCCAGCACTTCGCTGGTGCGGCGGGGTTCCAATACCTTCGTACTGGGATCGCCGGGCAGCCTGGGGAACTTGACGGTCGATCCCATAGGCAATCTGGATGGCACCTTCGGCAATGCCAATGGCGGTTTCAACATCATCTGGGGCGGCGGCAGCAGCAAGTGGCTGGGCTTCATCAATGCCCTGGAAGGCAGCGGCTTCGCCTATACCCTGGCGCGCCCGAGCCTGGTGGCGACCAGTGGTCAGAGTGCCTCGTTCCTGGCCGGCGGTGAGTTCCCCATTCCCGTGCCCAACGGCAATAACGACACCATCACCATCCAGTACAAGGAGTTCGGCGTGCGCCTGACCCTGACGCCTACGGTGATGAGCGACAAGCGCATCGCCCTGAAGGTGGCGCCTGAGGTCAGCGAACTGGACTTCTCCAGCGGCATCCGCACCAACGACATCGCGGTGCCGGCACTGACCGTGCGACGCACCGACACCAGCGTGATGCTGGCCGATGGCGAGAGCTTCGTGATCAGCGGGCTGATCAGCAGCAGCACCATCAGCAACATCGACAAGTTTCCCTTCCTCGGCAACATCCCGGTGATCGGCGCGCTGTTCCGCTCCTCGAGCCTGGACAAGGACGACCGTGAGCTGTTGATGATCGTCACGCCGCACCTGGTCCAGCCGCTGGCGGCGACCGCGTCGTTGCCAACGCTGCCGGGGGAAGGTCTGCGCAAGTACGACCCCGGGTTCGGTGAGTTCTATTTCCTCGAAGACGGCCGCTTCGATCAGCGCAAGGCCAGCAGCGGGATGTCGCGCTGA
- the tadZ gene encoding type 4b pilus Flp biogenesis protein TadZ, which yields MSQTFVALVQHPGEQEWLQNSLASCGQVVVANSGTLEELLALLDVTGASVLFTSLNKANLVAQSSLVEGLVSARPLLSVVAVGDGLDNQLVLAAMRAGARDFVTYGARASELSGLVRRLGGRLPSVPVSAARQGELVSLVSARPDADGAFVALHLALALQRQADNRVLLVDIGQPSAEALAILGMESAFSFADAMRNLRRLDQTLIDSAFTRHDSGLRILSLSDEPGILERVTTAEIYLLLGNLRSAFTHVLINLTGVAEGELSGQLLAQANRILWLVDQSVPSCKKGLERLRRLRERSTALPRIELLIERYWPSVPPDSAALGKMFGLELFGVLPASPEARLRAKNIGQSLFDLSPRDPLTVKLRDLADNLGSTVSERPRRFAWLGWPKAVRP from the coding sequence ATGAGTCAGACATTCGTCGCACTGGTACAGCATCCCGGTGAGCAGGAGTGGTTGCAGAACAGCCTAGCCAGCTGTGGACAGGTGGTGGTGGCCAACAGTGGAACCCTGGAAGAGCTGCTGGCGCTGCTCGATGTCACCGGTGCCAGCGTCCTGTTCACCAGCCTGAACAAGGCCAACCTCGTGGCGCAGAGTTCGTTGGTCGAGGGCCTGGTCTCGGCCCGGCCGCTGCTCTCGGTGGTGGCGGTGGGCGATGGCCTGGACAACCAGCTGGTGCTGGCGGCGATGCGTGCCGGCGCCCGTGACTTCGTCACTTACGGTGCCCGCGCCAGCGAGCTGAGCGGCCTGGTCCGCCGCCTCGGTGGACGCCTGCCCAGCGTGCCGGTGAGTGCCGCGCGGCAGGGTGAGCTCGTGAGCCTGGTGAGCGCACGGCCGGACGCCGATGGCGCCTTCGTGGCGCTGCACCTGGCCCTGGCGCTGCAACGCCAGGCGGATAACCGCGTGCTGCTGGTGGATATCGGCCAGCCCAGTGCAGAGGCGCTGGCGATTCTCGGTATGGAGTCGGCCTTCAGCTTCGCCGATGCCATGCGCAACCTGCGCCGTCTCGACCAGACGCTGATCGACAGCGCCTTTACCCGTCATGACTCCGGGCTGCGCATCCTCAGTTTGTCGGATGAGCCGGGCATCCTGGAGCGCGTCACTACCGCCGAGATCTATCTGCTGCTGGGCAACTTGCGCAGCGCGTTTACCCATGTGCTGATCAACCTTACCGGCGTTGCCGAGGGAGAGCTCAGCGGCCAGCTGTTGGCACAAGCCAACCGCATACTGTGGCTGGTGGATCAGAGCGTGCCCTCCTGCAAGAAGGGGCTGGAGCGCCTGCGCCGGCTGCGGGAGCGCAGTACTGCGCTCCCGCGCATCGAACTGCTGATCGAGCGCTACTGGCCGTCCGTGCCGCCGGACTCGGCGGCCCTGGGCAAGATGTTCGGCCTGGAACTGTTCGGCGTGCTGCCAGCCTCGCCGGAGGCGCGACTGCGGGCGAAGAACATCGGCCAGAGCCTGTTCGACCTGTCGCCGCGCGACCCGCTGACGGTGAAATTGCGCGACCTGGCGGACAATCTTGGCTCGACGGTTAGCGAAAGGCCAAGACGCTTCGCCTGGCTCGGTTGGCCGAAGGCGGTGCGGCCATGA
- the tadA gene encoding type 4b pilus Flp biogenesis ATPase TadA, with protein MSYGSDGFSGRHDQDLQALKMRLHRYIIDEIDEDGMNLLEGARPAVAQYVSEKVSEYAARRQLAISRYELDRLAEEVVDELTGFGPLEILLRDPNISEILVNGPDRVFVEHAGRLYQSDLRFIDDHHVQRVIQRILAPLGRRLDESSPMVDARLPDGSRVNAIIPPVALDGPCLSIRKFSKELLKSADLLGYQSVDEPMLAFLRQAVESRCNILISGGTGTGKTTLLNVMSSFIDERERIVTIEDTAELQLGHNHVVRLETRPPNAEGFGEVTARELIRNALRMRPDRIILGEIRGVEVLDVLQAMNTGHDGSMSTVHANSAMDSLLRLEMLVGLTGQRVPEQTLRQMLCSALDIIVQITRLASGRRCISEIIEVLEVRDGVYVTNSLFSLDRRGSGQFVRTAQPGGLKFRQVVV; from the coding sequence ATGAGCTACGGCAGCGACGGCTTTTCCGGGCGTCATGACCAGGACCTGCAAGCGCTGAAAATGCGCCTGCACCGCTACATCATCGACGAGATCGACGAAGACGGCATGAACCTGCTGGAAGGCGCCCGCCCGGCAGTGGCCCAGTACGTCTCGGAGAAGGTCAGCGAGTACGCCGCGCGCCGCCAGCTGGCGATTTCGCGCTACGAACTCGACCGCCTCGCCGAAGAGGTGGTGGATGAGCTGACCGGTTTCGGCCCGTTGGAAATCCTGCTGCGCGATCCGAACATCTCGGAAATCCTGGTCAACGGCCCCGACCGGGTTTTCGTCGAACATGCTGGCCGGCTGTACCAGAGCGACCTCCGCTTCATCGACGATCACCATGTGCAGCGGGTGATCCAGCGCATCCTCGCGCCGCTGGGGCGGCGTCTGGACGAGTCCAGTCCGATGGTCGATGCGCGCCTGCCCGACGGTAGCCGGGTCAACGCGATCATTCCGCCGGTGGCGCTGGATGGGCCCTGCCTGTCGATCCGAAAATTCAGCAAGGAACTGCTCAAGAGCGCCGACCTGCTGGGTTACCAGAGCGTCGACGAGCCGATGCTGGCGTTCCTCCGCCAGGCGGTGGAGAGCCGCTGCAACATCCTCATCAGCGGCGGCACCGGCACCGGCAAGACCACGTTGCTCAACGTGATGAGCAGCTTCATCGACGAGCGTGAACGCATCGTCACCATCGAGGACACCGCCGAGCTGCAACTGGGCCATAACCACGTGGTGCGCCTGGAAACCCGGCCGCCGAACGCCGAGGGGTTTGGTGAGGTCACCGCCCGCGAGCTGATCCGCAACGCCCTGCGGATGCGCCCGGACCGCATCATCCTCGGCGAGATCCGTGGGGTGGAAGTACTCGACGTATTGCAGGCGATGAACACTGGCCACGACGGTTCGATGAGCACCGTGCACGCCAACTCCGCCATGGACTCGCTGCTGCGCCTGGAGATGCTGGTCGGCCTGACCGGCCAGCGGGTGCCGGAGCAGACACTGCGGCAGATGCTCTGCTCGGCACTGGACATCATCGTGCAGATCACCCGTCTGGCCAGCGGTCGGCGCTGCATCAGCGAGATCATTGAAGTGCTGGAAGTACGTGATGGGGTGTACGTCACCAACTCCCTGTTCAGCCTCGATCGCCGTGGCAGCGGGCAATTCGTCCGCACCGCGCAGCCGGGCGGGCTTAAGTTCCGCCAGGTGGTGGTATGA
- a CDS encoding type II secretion system F family protein, producing MSGALLLAAVSLVLALFGLLTGVMAWRTRHNEQVLRRLSGGSSLTAEAARGRSSHWLARRMRRAGVTDMRRWLLCFGVAALVMGGLGARLGGALGALGAVVLALAGGHVLLNVLYQRRLKRMIRQMPNFLDQVVRSLHSGRTLGDAIAQSVNASDDPLREVFSLANNHVQLGISLPEALQEVAELYDVEELHVFSLGVAVNHRYGGNTTDLLENIIKVIHEREKLSRQLRAMTGETRLSALVLALLPVSLGAYILLTNPGYLMNMWLDSSGRWLLLTSLGLQVLGCYTLWRMLKSV from the coding sequence ATGAGCGGCGCCCTGTTGCTGGCCGCAGTCAGCCTGGTGCTGGCTCTCTTTGGACTGCTGACCGGTGTCATGGCCTGGCGTACGCGACACAACGAGCAGGTGCTGCGCCGCCTGAGCGGCGGCAGCTCACTAACGGCAGAAGCGGCGCGCGGCCGCAGCAGCCACTGGCTGGCACGACGCATGCGCCGCGCGGGTGTTACCGACATGCGCCGCTGGCTGCTGTGTTTCGGCGTGGCGGCGCTGGTGATGGGGGGGCTCGGCGCCCGCCTGGGCGGTGCGCTTGGAGCGCTGGGCGCTGTTGTATTGGCGCTGGCCGGCGGACATGTGCTGCTCAACGTGCTGTACCAGCGCCGTCTGAAACGGATGATCCGGCAAATGCCCAACTTCCTCGACCAGGTGGTGCGCAGCCTGCACTCCGGGCGCACCCTGGGAGATGCCATTGCCCAATCGGTGAACGCCTCGGATGACCCTCTGCGGGAAGTCTTCAGCCTGGCGAACAATCACGTACAGCTCGGTATCAGCCTGCCCGAGGCACTGCAGGAAGTGGCGGAGCTGTATGACGTGGAGGAGCTTCACGTGTTTTCCCTTGGGGTGGCGGTGAACCATCGCTACGGCGGCAACACCACGGACCTTCTGGAAAACATCATCAAGGTCATCCACGAGCGGGAAAAACTTAGCCGGCAGTTGCGCGCGATGACCGGCGAGACCCGTCTCAGCGCCCTGGTACTGGCGCTCCTGCCGGTGAGTCTCGGGGCCTACATCCTGCTCACCAACCCCGGCTACCTGATGAACATGTGGCTCGACAGCAGCGGGCGCTGGCTGCTGCTGACCTCCCTCGGACTGCAGGTGCTGGGGTGCTACACGCTCTGGCGCATGCTCAAGAGTGTCTAG
- a CDS encoding type II secretion system F family protein, with protein sequence MPMIYGLLVVILVLAALLLGLSQSRAAGREQRLIEQRLGSGPLPRSGGRRLAGLLERLGGSGLAQRLQLRDDEVRLLLEQAGWGGNTPRSIYSLALLLCPLLFAGLALGSSLAPKPLFESSLLPVAFAAGIGFLLPKRVLAHFAGKRCERLAEEVIVFIQLIRILFDSGLTVEQSLRVVRQEGKSIVPVLAEELETVLAHIDSGLDLGDELDLLNKRLAVSELSDCCNVLRQMVRQGGSARSSLQTLKQLFEDRRLTALQEKVSKLAAKMSLVMMLLLFPALLIILAGPGFLAITKALGG encoded by the coding sequence ATGCCAATGATCTACGGTCTGCTGGTGGTGATTCTGGTGCTGGCCGCTCTGCTGCTGGGGTTGTCGCAGAGCCGCGCTGCCGGCCGTGAGCAGCGCCTGATCGAGCAACGCCTGGGCAGCGGACCTTTGCCGCGGTCCGGCGGCCGGCGTCTGGCGGGCCTGCTGGAGCGTTTGGGGGGCAGCGGGCTGGCGCAGCGCTTGCAGTTACGCGACGACGAAGTGCGCTTGCTGCTGGAGCAGGCCGGCTGGGGCGGCAACACCCCGCGCAGTATCTATTCGTTGGCGCTACTGCTGTGTCCACTTCTGTTTGCGGGACTGGCATTGGGCAGTAGCCTGGCACCTAAGCCATTGTTTGAGTCGTCGCTGCTGCCGGTGGCATTCGCCGCCGGGATCGGGTTTCTCCTGCCCAAGCGCGTATTGGCGCATTTCGCCGGCAAGCGCTGCGAGCGCCTGGCGGAGGAAGTGATCGTGTTCATCCAACTGATCCGCATCCTGTTCGACTCCGGTTTGACGGTAGAGCAGAGCCTGCGCGTGGTACGCCAGGAGGGGAAGAGCATCGTGCCGGTGCTGGCCGAGGAGCTGGAAACCGTGCTGGCGCATATCGACAGCGGCCTGGATCTGGGCGACGAACTCGATCTGCTCAACAAGCGCCTGGCCGTGAGCGAGCTCAGTGATTGCTGCAATGTGCTGCGTCAGATGGTGCGCCAGGGTGGCAGCGCGCGCAGTTCGCTGCAGACACTCAAGCAACTGTTCGAGGACCGCCGGCTGACCGCTTTGCAGGAAAAGGTCAGCAAGCTCGCGGCGAAGATGAGTCTGGTGATGATGCTGCTATTGTTCCCGGCCCTGCTGATCATCCTTGCCGGACCAGGTTTCCTCGCGATTACCAAGGCGTTGGGGGGATGA
- a CDS encoding DUF3613 domain-containing protein, translating to MKAWIFAGALLATPLLAQAVEAPAAQPGTVERDQQEVLTWLDLQRSGRAASPYPQSATAAERDRAYQRYLKSYTREIPEYLLDDNNDFSTGKN from the coding sequence ATGAAGGCATGGATTTTCGCCGGCGCACTGCTGGCCACTCCCTTGCTGGCGCAGGCGGTGGAGGCTCCGGCTGCGCAACCTGGCACCGTCGAACGCGATCAACAGGAGGTGCTGACCTGGCTGGACCTGCAGCGCAGCGGGCGCGCCGCATCGCCCTACCCACAGAGCGCCACGGCGGCTGAACGTGACCGCGCCTACCAGCGCTACCTGAAGAGCTATACCCGCGAAATTCCCGAATACCTGCTCGACGACAACAACGATTTCAGCACCGGGAAGAATTGA